A genomic segment from Capra hircus breed San Clemente chromosome 7, ASM170441v1, whole genome shotgun sequence encodes:
- the LOC102181492 gene encoding olfactory receptor 2Y1 yields MGSFNTSSREGFILMGFSDWSQLEPILFVFISVFYSLTIFGNTTIITLSLLEHQLHTPMYFFLRHLSFLDLCYTTSTVPQLLINLHGLDRTISYEGCVVQLFSSLALGSTECVLLVVMAFDRFAAVCHPLRYTAIMHPRLCQTLAIASWVGGCMNSLVQTGLMMAMPLCGLHLLNHFFCEMTVLLKLACEDTEGTETKMFVARAIILVVPAVLILGSYVYIVQTVLKVRSVAGRRKAFGTCGSHLLVVSLFYGSAIYTYLQPMHSYSESEGKFVALFYTIVTPMINPLIYTLRNKDVKGAVRKVLGRGRYLV; encoded by the coding sequence ATGGGAAGTTTCAACACAAGTTCTAGAGAAGGCTTCATTTTAATGGGCTTCTCAGATTGGTCTCAACTGGAGCCCAtcctttttgtctttatttcagttttctaCTCCTTAACTATCTTTGGcaacaccaccatcatcactctTTCCCTCCTGGAACATCAGTTGCACACGCCCATGTACTTCTTTCTTAGACATCTTTCCTTCCTGGACCTCTGCTATACCACCAGCACTGTGCCCCAGCTTCTGATCAACCTTCATGGACTCGACCGGACCATCAGCTATGAAGGGTGTGTGGTCCAGCTCTTCAGCTCCCTTGCTCTAGGCTCCACTGAATGTGTGCTCCTGGTGGTGATGGCCTTTGACCGCTTTGCTGCTGTCTGTCATCCACTCCGCTACACAGCCATTATGCATCCCCGCCTCTGCCAGACGCTGGCTATTGCCTCCTGGGTAGGAGGCTGCATGAACTCTCTGGTTCAGACAGGCCTCATGATGGCTATGCCTCTCTGTGGTCTCCACCTCCTGAATCACTTCTTCTGTGAGATGACTGTTCTCCTGAAGCTGGCTTGTGAGGACACAGAAGGGACAGAGACCAAGATGTTTGTGGCTCGAGCCATAATCTTGGTTGTTCCTGCAGTACTAATTCTAGGCTCCTATGTATACATTGTTCAGACAGTGCTGAAAGTCAGGTCAGTGGCTGGGAGAAGAAAGGCTTTTGGGACTTGTGGGTCCCATCTCTTGGTGGTTTCCCTTTTTTATGGCTCAGCCATCTATACATACCTGCAACCCATGCACAGTTATTCTGAGAGTGAGGGAAAGTTTGTAGCCCTTTTTTATACCATAGTTACCCCTATGATTAATCCTCTAATTTATACCCTAAGGAACAAGGATGTGAAGGGGGCTGTGAGGAAGGTACTAGGGAGAGGCAGATACTTAGTGTAG